The nucleotide window CAACACTCATCAACATCCGATCCCTACCCAGATGAGGAGGAATGACCAACTTCCTCTTCTCTCCGATGCACATCCTGCAACAGCATCATGTTGATGTAACAATTGCAAGAGATTCTTCAGTAAATCACTTAATTGCAACAAACCCGAGCAAGCCTTGGTCCCACCCTTTGATCACTTGACCCTGACCAAGAACAAATTTAAAAGGTTCTCCTCTGTCAAGGCTGCTGTCAAACTTTTTCCCATCCTTCAGTGTTCCCTATAATTAAGAATACAAGTACAAGCAtgatttgttgaaaaatgaGCCCATATCAAACTTAAAGCACTCATCCTAAACCAGACTAAAAAGTTTTCcaaatgagcagaatttcttTGATAACTGCAAAAGCTTAATTTTTAAGTCACTGCGTAAGACAACGCACGGAAAGATGACAGGCCTTGATTGTCTTCTTCATTGTACAAACTTACACACATTatgcaaaacatttgtttgtaaagtttccaaaaactggtacaaacttttttgccAATTGTTATATTACAGTTGTCACTGTAAAATAGCAGCACCTGCCCAGACGATTAATCTTTGAAAactattattttgatattttctaCTTTGGGTCCATAGCCTATGTAGCAATATTTGTGTGTTTCGAACAACATGTCATTGCTGAATCTACCCATATAAAAAACTTCTGGAACGTGGTTAGGTTTTATGCACGGTGAATAGGTTGCATATTTTCTTGGAAAGAAAATGGGAACGGCAGCCGTTAATTCCTGTACTTGGCAAATCTTCAATTGCGGCCTAGGCCTATAGTGACCCATTCAAATAGAAAACAATATAAACATGCGTAATGAGCAATTTAAAAATCATCTGCACATACCGTGTAATGGACTGCTAACTGGTCATTCTTGCGAGCTGTAATTGCGCAATTTCCAACTTTTTTTGTGACACCGATTTGCAACTTGGCTTCTTTACATAACGCTCCGCACAAACAGCCAAATAAGAACGCAATAGTTGCAAGCTTCATAAcaattttgtataaaatatcGCAAATAACCTGGAAACTTCAAACCAAGACCAGCAATGGCGGGACACTGCAGTTACTGACAAATTGCTGAACCAGAGCCACGTAAAAATGTTTCCATAAACCCGGAAACAACggcaaattacaaaaatttttctcAAGATGTTTGCTGCCACTTGTTGGTAAAAGTTAGATGATTCGTTtgtgattgtgacgtcacattcgATTATAAATGTTGATGACTTCCAATATCATTTCTTTAACTTACCTTTCTCTCTCCCGCACAATAGCGAAGATAGATGAAGTTGAGGGcttatttgttgtttatattAGAAGTCTATTAAAATAGTTCTAATAATAATTGGCTTTGATTCCTTTATCAGCAAGGGAGCGCTAGGCAGCattattttatgacaaatatttGTTCGTTGTATTATTACTTATGTGAAGTAcatattacacaacaaacatctCCGCCACGAAAACCGACTACACTGGCGGTTATTGTTACAACATGAGCGAGGTACAATTGAAgatgataacttgttttacttctgctacgatggtatgagttctcattcctcaaacggcgtgactattGCTGTTAGTAGtttaaattctgtctatacaaattactaaatgataaagttctcatttttatttattatcagacacaatGGCTTACGCCtttgggcaaagcttactgaatgttacattgcgcagtgGTAACCAGTAAAATCGATAACGTAAAAAACGGTTCGTTTAACTCTAAaccatacgtgtcaaactcccggcccgcgggccacatccagCCCGCttcacaataaaacttggcccgtgtagttatttcatacattgaactatttccggcccgcgagatcattgtacagtagccTCCCAGATAGCACGTAGTTGTCGGCCCGACGGCTACAACGAGCTATTCTCGCTATAGCGATTGTAGCTCCTCTGCCGCTGACGAGTAGCAAGCTAGACGTCGCGTTTTTACGCCGTCTAAAGCTCTTTGTCGGGCCGACAGAGGTCCATTAGTGAAGTTAGATGATAGCCTACcgtaaaaatgtttagaacAAAATAATGATTATACATACATAAGTAAGTTATAtttaatatgtttaaaatataaattttattatttaatgatGTTTGTAACAGTCTGAAAGGTTTTATCACTAAATGTTAGtaacaattataataattatggTAATTGCTATAGTAATAACGCCTTTggttttttattgaaatagttTAAATGTAACAcgtattatacttttttgtacATTCTgcgttttaattaaacagttaattaaaaaaacatttttaagtaaTCAAACGACGTCATTATGATGTTTTTTCTGCTTTGAGACTATATATTCTACCTTCTCCTCGTAGTCTAGTCTGAACAATGTGGTATTGCGGTTGGTGCAGTACCGTATAAAGTTTGgatcaaggttgccactcgtaggaATTTTACCCTACGGTAGgtttttttggccccttgtagggtgtagggtaggggtggccaaactgcagctctttgagcctttgattgcggctctttaatgaattagacatgcattttcccggtctagacgagttgtttgatcagattatgaaacaatatgTTCtgtcacacgtagtaacaatggactcattgttagtaataatcaaattacacaccaaaaagtacattattgtacagaagtgtgctaacttgtacactgtagttacgtaaactgtcagattgaagctgtacgtcagggctgacctagttttaagtgtaatgttatagcctactaataattgcaaaaagagttggtgaagcccaggtggagactcatagtatcaccacgcagcactaatgttaatcaatagctacacttcgttgtaagtgaataaattcgtgttttttattgtgtttgtgttgtggctcttttaaaactggaatttgttatatgcggctcgagcatgaagcaggtctggccacccctggtgtagggtgaccctacgggtttttcacctttattcatagatttccttttgtttaaagtaaaataaaaataaattcaaataataaatttactgaataatgacaaaaacagGGACTGGGTAAAACCTGGACACGACGCAATCcgcggatcgtccatggacggttgaaaatggacgatttttgcgtaagcgtccatggacgcttttacGCAAAACCGACGTTTTCCCgtaatcgtccatggacggttgttgaaataggcttaaatCAGTTGTTTTTcgagatcgtccatggacggttgaaaatggacgatttttgcgtaagcgtccatggacgcttttacGCAAAACCGACGTTTTCCCATAAttgtccatggacggttgttgaaataggcttaaatCAGTTGTTTTTcgagatcgtccatggacgattttaggaaaagcttaaatagcggatatgaggaaagcgtccatggacagTTGTGGGATTAGGCTTaaaaagcgtccatggacgattttaggataagcttaaatagcgagatgatgaaaatgtccGTGGACAGTTATggaataggcttaaatagtggatatgatgtagtgtccatggactgttttggggtaggcttaaatagtggatatgatgtaccggtagtgtccatggactgttttgggataggcttaaatagtgcaTATGATGAAGTATTCATGGACGGTTATGGGATAGacttaaatagcggatatgatgaagtatccatggacggttatgggataggcttaaatagtggatatgatgaagtatccatggacggttatgggataggcttaaatagtggatatgatgaagtatccatggacggttatgggataggcttaaatagtggatatgatgaagtatccatggacggttataggataggcttaaatagtggatatgatgaagtatccatggactgttttgagATAGGCTTAAAaaacgtccatggacgattttaggaaaagcttaaatagcgaatatgatgaaagtgtccatggacagttatgggataggcttaaatagtggatatgatgtcaGCATCCAGCAAGCATGGACAGTTTTGGGGTGATATGCAGAAATGATAGGACATGCAAAGACGTCCATGGGTTTTGGGATAGACTTAAATGATGTATTTTGGATTAACGTCCATTTAAGGGTTTTGGGATCtaggtttaaaattaaatgatggATATTGGAAAAACGTCCATGTACGGTTTTGGGTTAGGCTAAAGTGATACAGTTATAGGCATCTATAAGCTGGACACGACACAATCCATGGactgttgaaaattttgagtaaTTATTTCGTGGCATgaccaacttttttatttatgtgtctttactgtaaattgttgttattattctgATTTAGATATAACATTACTGATCTCAATACATATTACTCTGATATTGTAAGTGTATTTTAGATCATTTTTACGTGCTAatggcaaatgtttttgtggcACTTGGGATAAATGGATGTTTCAGCATAGCAAACATGAAAGGCAACAAGACAGTTTGAATTGTGGCTCACTTGCTTTAAAGGTATTTTTAGAAAGGATGAATTCAAATTTGTGAAGattaagtatatatataatcactattattattagtatatATTATCACTAATTCAAACTATTTGACATCACAATGTGTAATCGTGTATATTCCTAAAATCAAATTGGattgtaaaaaatagcttttctATCAATAAGTGGCATATTGCAGGAAGCTCAAAGAATCCTTAATGAAAGTTCTTCCGAGGAATAGATCGATACGGACAGCGAGTCCTGCAAAAAGTATCGCATGGACTTTGGCAATTTACTGCTTGATTCCACCGGTGAGAGGCTGTTGGGCTTTTAATTAGAACTGCAGTATTTGTAGCATGTTGTGACCTTGTTGTTGTTTAAGGTCGTTGAAGTATACCACATAATTTTCCAGAAGAGCACTAAACCATACTTATGTATAAAGTTAATGTAAAAGAGATTTATAGGAAAACCACCAACATTTTTAACCTGACTTTAAACAGATTAACTATTTTGTTCGTTGTTGTATTTGTAACTGGCACATTGTTGGTCTTGAATTTGttaactaaatatttttaaaaactgtataCTTCTGTTTTCACAACAAAgtattttaatgtaaaaatgcagatagatttatttcattttgcagacTATGATGTATTGTTGagtttttgcaatatatgCCACAATCAAGACCCATCTGAAATTGACCAGCAAAAGACAGAATGGGTAAACCTTGTTCATCATATAATATATTAACTTAGGCAGATTTAACCATCATTGCATACAGTTTAGTAGGTATTATAAGCTGCAACTATTTTACCACTGTAGTGAAACTATTTCGAACTGGGCAGCGGCAGATATCAGATTTTGGAGaagtttattttcagttttactgTGGTCTAggccaaattttgaactttttacttttagcTTGATACTTCAACAGGACCATGATAATCTCTATCGTCGTTTCTTCGCATGACTTAAACCTGGCACTGATtgtgacatattttttattggtttttgcatcatattgcccaaatttcaaactttttgccagtttaaataaaaagacCTAGCGTCGTTAATGCATTGCAACTGAGTATCGAACACAAGCCATGCACAAAGTTTGCTCATTTGTTTCAGATGTTACTCTATGTTTCTACATTCAGATAATAAATGTCTACGAGCACACAGGTCCAGCAGtgcatagttttatttttgtataattcCTGTTCTACAACCAAAAATTGTGTacataaaaattacttaactCAAACACaactagaaaatttaaaatcacttttaaaattctagttgttttaattttgcactcGTGGTTCCAAAACACTTATGAAAAAACTAAGTTAATGActtgtgttttttttgataGGTTGTTTTAACTTTATAGAACACCTATACCATGCTCAAGCATATGTGGGCAGTActgcggtactatagtaccgaattacttttttcaagaaattacaGTCAGTCCCGGTAATCAGTACTTTTCGTGTgattagttaaaatttaacaagtttatgttcaaaaaacacatgttaattactccttaataccaattgtagcatctgttgatcttttttaatctagaagtgtcaagcaaaattgcgaacaagtaacctttaccgcagcaaatattgcatttgctgcagcatcttttacacgaaAAGTGCTGTCTGTTCACCTCTTTGCTTAAGAGATCACTTTACAGGATTTAATTGTCTATATTGTTTTTTCAGATTGAATGCAGTCTTTGTTGTCGATGGGTTCATCAGAATTGTGTACCATTAATACAGTATTTGTCGCAGGAATATTTTTGCAGCACctgcaaaaaagaataaatggattaatacaaatttttgtgtttgacgCGAAAGTGAATATATTCAATTTTAAGCAATATATGACGAAATAAAATCGAGATTAGGTGTTACCAGGGCCGGATTAAGGCGGGGGCTGATGGGGCTGCAGCCCCAGGTCCACACCCAAATATAGGCCCACCACTGCACTAAGTCAATGAAACAACTAAGGTAGCCTAGGCTAATACAAATCTCCCAGCTATTATTGAAAACACAGTCCATGCACTGTAAAACCCAACCTGGttattatgacgcaacaatcaAAATTgcgtaaataaataaaaaatcatttgcGTTCGTCTATGAGGCAGAAAAGGTTGAATTCCTTAGCTATACTCTGCATCGAAAAcgacattttgcaaaaaatagacACCGATGACATTATTAAGAGCTTTGCATTGTCTAAATCCAGAAAATGCATCATTTGAATGTGTGCATACAAAGTAAATATATACTTTGTTTATgtattaatatttgtttttcgtttCAATTGTGGTTAGTTTTTAGTACAACgaatagaataaaaaataggccTCTGACTATCATAGAGCCCCAGGCCCATAAAAAGCTTAATCCGGTCCTGGGTGTTACGCTGCTCACAGttatagtaaaatatgtacaatttaACACATTAAGCTTGAgtgatgatgaaaacaacttgGTTAAAGTCTTTaatcacataatttaaaaagtttttggaattgGAGTTTATTCAgacccagattggaaagttcgCTGTTCttgggtgagaaatccccTGTGCTACATTATGAAAGAATAGCCATTGTACGCCCAATTAATTATATTCCTCCCCCGCGTTCACATTCAAATACTGAGTGAGTTTTTACTGGATTGACGATGATGGTCACTTCTCTCCTGTCAGCTCATCTTATAACAAAAATCGTTCATGGATGCTTTTTAAGCCCATctcaaaacagtccatggacacttcaTCAAATCCACTATTTCAGCCTATGCCATAACTGTCCAAGGATACTTTCATCATAtgcactatttaagcctatcccataaccatccatggatacttcatcatatccactatttaagcctatcccataaccgtccatggatacttcatcatatccactatttaagcctatcccataatGGTCCAGGGATACTTCATCATctcgctatttaagcttttcctaaaatcgtccatggacgctttttaagcctatcccacaACCGTCAATCGACGATTTCCCTAtttccgctatttaagcttttcctaaactcgtccatggacgcttacgcaaaaatcgtccattttcaaccctccatggacgatctcgaaaacactgctttaaacttatcctaaaaactacccatggacgctttgttaaaaaataactcatttaagcctatttcaataaccgtccatggacgattaaGGGAAAACGTCGGATTTGCgtaaaagcgtccatggacgcttacgcaaaaatcgtccattttcaaccgtccatggacgatccgcgGATTGCGTCGTGTCCAGGTTTTACCCAGTGCCACAAAAACATAGTCTAAGCCAGGGGTGGcgaaactgcggctctttaatgaattatcattgttgaattagacatgcattttcccgtctagacgagttgtttgatcagattatgaaacaatgcgttctatctcatgtagtaccaatggactcattgtagTAATgatggacactttagttaagtaaattgtcagattgaagctgtacttcagggctgacctagttttaagtcttggttatggttatactaataattgtaaattgcaaaaagagttggagaagcccagcaggtggagACTGGAGAGTGAGATAAAAGTGAGTGAGAAATTTTCTGATAATTTTGACTTCACACCAAGACTAGGCTAGCTCGGTTGCATGCAAATGCTAGACGATCATATATGAATAAATATTGTGCTCATGATCGTGTTGCTGCGGAAGAGGTGGAATTTATGGACAATGATGATtttcctttttgtttttgatctcAGAAGATCACTGCCTAATTAGTTTCTTAGACAACTTTGTGATTTATATTCATAAATGTTTGTCATTTGATAATGGTACAGTAACTGTGGGCATAGGCgccgaagtttacaaaatgtagggCGGAAAAGTTAATGGGTTCATATGTTTGGGAATTCCCCATGTCaaggattgttgtaaaaacacaaaataacataaaatatacttctaatcaacgttatttgcgacaacaaccatgctacaagtttttgctttttataaaaattctagACTTGTTGGTTATGCTAACCTAACACTTATAGCTCAATTGTATTTATCGTCCGTGATTTTCTGCACCTCTTCTAGTTTTGCTCTCCCTATTCTCTTTAAACACTTCGCATGCGTCGTCCCaaggttatttttggtcattatgtttgtctgtacagacgtaacaccagagatgggaaaacacttccaacaaaagcatatcagtcgaatccggttaattgcatagtcaatttgccaagcctttttatgcgattaaacgaattatgcgtttatgcaAAGgtgcaaattccacttattttcttacttgacgtgCGATGCTGGTCACGTGTAAAAACGTCAATACGCAAAACACTAACGTTTATTGTGTATAGcgatcattcattcattcaagcacgcaaaagatgaaaacatgctttcttgcatttgtgtttttaagcgaacaaatgtggccatgtccgccccttcaaactgtagtcgttggcgaattgtatgaagtacatgcagaacttctttattttttggtgttgtcacaacgattgcgtcagcagagctttctttattgttctcgtctttttcaacttgtatgtttcgtaaaacttcttcacatattacggcatcatcttaacgcaatgcttaaatgaaactaaaacagtgcgaaTGTTAATATGAGCGTATTGATAGCCACATGTTAATACTTAAATTGAGCATTGTTGGTTTCATTGTTTCATAACAAAGCGCAGTACAAGTCACAAAGCTTATGCATTGCGTGTGCGCTCCCAGTGcgcgttgttttcaattttatcttttaaaaacttttgaataatcgaataaattatcttcatttttattcaattaagcggattatgcaataaaccgttatgcgataaaccgaagtattGTCTTTATAAATGATAGACTACGCCTACGGTTTGGGACTTGCGccctttatgcgataaaacgaattatgtgattatccagaatgcaattaaccggatttgactgtataaccttttgaacataaaatcgctattatttgttagaaaaatccACCCTGTCCACCCAAGTTCGGCGCCCGTGACTGTGGGTATGAGACACTGTGTTAACATTGCCTATTTGCACGTATGATACGGTAACTAGcttatttgttgtaatttatCATTTCCTTGAT belongs to Clavelina lepadiformis chromosome 6, kaClaLepa1.1, whole genome shotgun sequence and includes:
- the LOC143462558 gene encoding peptidyl-prolyl cis-trans isomerase FKBP2-like encodes the protein MKLATIAFLFGCLCGALCKEAKLQIGVTKKVGNCAITARKNDQLAVHYTGTLKDGKKFDSSLDRGEPFKFVLGQGQVIKGWDQGLLGMCIGEKRKLVIPPHLGYGDRGAGRDIPGGATLVFTIELIDIVNRKSEL